Proteins from a genomic interval of Desulfofustis limnaeus:
- the polA gene encoding DNA polymerase I, producing the protein MSDELYLVDGSAFIYRAFHAVGPLSNRDGLPTNAVFGFASMLRRLLKERQPTYLAVAFDSRGPGFRHELYRAYKANRPAMPDELACQIPYIKELVQALGLVSFEQPGVEADDLIASAVSRLDAAEHPIVIVSGDKDLLQLVNDRVTLWDPMSDKVMDRAAVAAKYQVEPELLLQSFALIGDSSDNVPGVPGVGPKTAGTLIRQYGSLEALYDQVDGLKQSKMKQNLLEHREQAFLSRDLIRLKHDCAVPPTIDGYRLGSSDQERLKGLYADLGFASLLKELDTARPLAGDDFHLVTSEHQLAELASILHQAEVLAIDTETTSLDSRTAGLVGISLCCGLPSCWYIPVGHRDRDGQPLSGQVSLEALRTMLQPVLQSKKLPKIGHNLKYDYTVLACALGVELKGPLIDTMIAAYLTEPARRSLKLDDLCREIDLKLTSYGEVTGGDKRQDAFAYVEPASACHYSCEDVYGTLALWEHLQPRLEEKDMGGLFHEIEMPLMPILAKMEMTGIKVDPARLEALAEEFREKLASLEQQIYQAAGHPFNINSPQQLGTVLFEELGLPHGKKTKTGYSTDGAVLEKLAVGHELPALIIEYRNLAKLLSTYVDKLKHLIHGDTGRVHTSFNQTVTATGRLSSSNPNLQNIPVRGEEGGRIREAFVAEAGKVFLFADYSQIDLRVLAHYSQDTALLKAFRQGEDIHTRTAAEIFGVSPLLITPEMRRVAKSINFGIVYGMSSFGLSNQLQISRAEAKKFIDRYFQLYAGVQRFMQEIVEQARRDGYVSTLLNRRRYLPEIKAADKVRREFAERAAINTPIQGTAADIIKLAMLRVNELLRDRDSQCRMLLQIHDELVFEVDESFCAAIKGDIRTCMEQALSLDVPLVVNMGEGRSLAK; encoded by the coding sequence GTGAGTGACGAACTATACCTGGTGGATGGTAGCGCTTTCATCTACCGTGCTTTTCATGCCGTTGGCCCGCTCAGTAATCGAGACGGTCTGCCGACCAACGCCGTGTTCGGTTTCGCCAGTATGCTGCGCCGCCTGCTCAAGGAACGGCAGCCGACCTACCTGGCGGTGGCCTTTGACAGTAGGGGCCCGGGGTTTCGTCACGAGCTCTACCGTGCCTATAAGGCCAACCGGCCGGCCATGCCGGACGAACTGGCCTGTCAGATCCCCTACATCAAGGAGCTGGTGCAGGCACTTGGCCTGGTTAGCTTCGAACAGCCCGGCGTTGAGGCCGACGACCTGATCGCATCGGCGGTTTCTCGTCTTGACGCGGCGGAGCACCCCATCGTCATCGTGTCCGGAGACAAGGATCTGTTGCAGCTGGTCAACGATCGGGTCACGCTCTGGGACCCGATGAGCGACAAGGTCATGGATCGGGCCGCGGTGGCTGCCAAATACCAGGTCGAACCGGAGCTGCTGCTGCAGAGCTTCGCGCTGATCGGCGACAGTTCCGACAATGTTCCCGGAGTCCCCGGCGTCGGCCCGAAAACCGCCGGCACCTTGATTCGCCAGTATGGGAGTCTGGAAGCATTGTACGATCAGGTTGACGGATTGAAGCAATCGAAAATGAAACAAAACCTGCTCGAACATCGCGAGCAGGCCTTCCTGTCTCGGGACCTGATCCGTCTCAAACATGATTGCGCCGTACCGCCCACCATTGACGGCTATCGACTCGGCTCATCGGACCAGGAGCGGCTGAAGGGGTTGTATGCGGATCTCGGTTTTGCCAGTCTGCTCAAGGAGCTTGACACGGCCCGTCCGTTGGCTGGAGATGATTTTCACTTGGTGACCAGCGAACATCAGTTGGCTGAGCTGGCTTCGATCTTACACCAGGCGGAGGTGCTGGCCATTGACACGGAGACCACTTCCCTGGACAGTCGTACTGCCGGATTGGTGGGTATCTCGTTGTGCTGCGGACTTCCCTCCTGCTGGTATATCCCCGTCGGCCACCGAGACCGTGACGGGCAACCGCTGTCCGGGCAGGTGAGCCTCGAGGCGTTGCGGACGATGTTGCAGCCCGTACTGCAGTCGAAGAAGCTGCCGAAGATCGGGCATAATCTCAAATACGACTACACCGTTCTCGCCTGTGCCCTGGGTGTGGAATTAAAGGGTCCGTTGATCGACACCATGATTGCCGCCTATCTCACCGAGCCGGCGAGACGATCGCTGAAACTGGACGACCTGTGTCGGGAGATCGATCTGAAATTGACCAGCTATGGCGAAGTTACCGGGGGGGACAAGCGCCAGGACGCGTTCGCTTATGTGGAGCCAGCCTCCGCCTGTCACTATTCCTGCGAGGATGTCTATGGGACGCTGGCCTTGTGGGAGCATCTGCAGCCGCGGCTCGAAGAAAAAGACATGGGTGGACTGTTTCACGAGATCGAAATGCCGCTGATGCCGATCCTGGCGAAGATGGAGATGACCGGCATCAAGGTCGATCCGGCACGGTTGGAGGCGCTTGCCGAGGAGTTTCGGGAAAAATTGGCAAGCCTGGAACAGCAGATCTATCAGGCGGCCGGTCATCCGTTCAACATCAACTCACCGCAGCAGTTGGGGACGGTGTTGTTCGAAGAGTTGGGTCTACCGCACGGCAAGAAGACCAAGACCGGTTATTCCACCGATGGCGCCGTCCTGGAAAAATTGGCGGTCGGTCACGAACTGCCGGCCCTGATTATCGAATATCGTAATCTGGCCAAACTGCTTTCCACCTATGTGGACAAGCTGAAGCACCTGATCCACGGGGATACCGGCCGGGTTCATACCTCGTTCAACCAGACGGTGACGGCGACCGGCCGGCTCTCCAGCAGTAATCCGAACCTGCAAAACATCCCGGTCCGTGGCGAAGAGGGGGGACGGATCCGCGAGGCCTTCGTCGCCGAGGCGGGCAAGGTCTTTCTCTTTGCCGACTATTCACAGATCGATCTGCGGGTGCTGGCCCATTACTCGCAGGATACTGCTCTTCTTAAAGCGTTTCGCCAGGGCGAGGATATCCACACCCGCACGGCGGCGGAGATCTTCGGCGTTTCGCCGTTGTTGATAACACCGGAGATGCGGCGGGTGGCCAAGAGTATCAATTTTGGCATTGTCTACGGCATGAGCAGCTTTGGCCTGTCCAATCAGCTGCAGATCAGCAGGGCAGAGGCGAAGAAATTCATCGACCGTTATTTCCAGCTGTACGCCGGCGTGCAGCGGTTTATGCAGGAAATCGTCGAGCAGGCCCGCCGGGACGGTTATGTCTCCACCCTGCTCAATCGACGGCGTTATTTGCCGGAGATCAAGGCGGCCGACAAGGTTCGCCGAGAATTTGCCGAACGGGCCGCGATCAATACACCGATCCAGGGGACCGCGGCGGATATCATCAAACTGGCCATGCTCCGGGTCAACGAGCTGTTACGCGATCGGGATTCCCAGTGCCGAATGCTGCTGCAGATTCATGACGAACTGGTTTTCGAAGTGGATGAATCGTTCTGCGCCGCCATCAAAGGCGATATCCGCACCTGCATGGAACAGGCCCTGAGCCTGGACGTGCCGTTGGTGGTCAACATGGGCGAGGGGCGAAGCCTCGCCAAGTAG
- a CDS encoding TRAP transporter permease, with the protein MTKPSERPSSGRNVHELVAEVDTGGRNPKGAISKNILFFVPLAWTLFQLWQASPLPYLVNFLVLNSSEARAIHLAFAMFLAFAAFPTFKSSPRSYIPFQDWGLALIAAASSAYMYLFYEQLSTRPGDPTQLDLVVAVVGLVLLLEATRRALGPPLMVVAAVFILYTFGGPFMPDVIAHKGASLTKGMTHYWLTTEGVFGVALGVSTDMVFMFVLFGSLLESAGAGNYFIRTAFAGLGHMRGGPAKAAVVSSAMTGLVSGSSIANVVTTGTFTIPLMKKVGFTPEKAGAVEVASSTNGQLTPPVMGAAAFLMVEYVGISYIEVIKHAFLPAIVSYIALVYIVHLEACKLGLQGMERRVKRTILQSLFTFVSTILLLIIIGGATYYGLGWIKTVFGEATFWIAIGLLLVAYLLLIKIACLVPELEVVKEITELPPLRETAQAGFYFLLPIVVLMWCLTVERLSPSLSAFWATVLLMFIVLTQRPLKRWLRRSNDESFTFQRGWLDLVSGMVAGARNMIGIGVATATAGIVVGTVTLTGIGLVMTAFVQFISGGNLLLILLFTAVISLLLGMGLPTTANYIVVSTLMAPVIVNLAAQNGLILPLIAVHLFVFYFGILADDTPPVGLAAFAAAGISGGDPIRTGIQGFMYDIRTAILPFIFIYNTEILMISIGTPLHFTVVVLGTVVAMLSFAAATQGYFLTRNRVWETVCLLLVAFTLLRPGFFWDRWFPELDYKPASELLSVVEEMPPGKHLRLVVKGTKMDGTEVTRAVMVAIGNEPTAQDRLRAIGLNVMASGDKVRIGMVSFGSAAEKALIKYGDEIVSVPVENKRPDKQWMFVPAFVLLALIWYAQRRRVRRQIQPVVA; encoded by the coding sequence ATGACCAAACCGAGCGAACGGCCTTCTTCCGGCAGGAACGTCCATGAGCTGGTGGCCGAGGTGGACACCGGCGGTCGCAACCCAAAGGGCGCCATCTCCAAAAACATATTGTTCTTTGTGCCGTTGGCCTGGACGTTGTTCCAGTTATGGCAGGCGTCGCCGCTCCCCTACCTGGTTAATTTTCTGGTGCTCAATTCCTCCGAGGCCCGCGCCATCCACCTGGCATTCGCCATGTTCCTGGCCTTTGCCGCCTTTCCCACTTTCAAGTCGTCTCCCCGAAGCTATATCCCGTTCCAGGATTGGGGGCTGGCCCTGATTGCGGCCGCCAGTTCGGCTTACATGTATCTGTTTTACGAACAGCTGTCGACTCGGCCCGGCGACCCGACTCAGCTTGATCTGGTGGTGGCGGTGGTTGGCTTGGTGCTGCTGCTGGAGGCGACCCGTCGGGCCCTTGGCCCGCCTTTGATGGTGGTAGCCGCCGTCTTTATCTTGTACACCTTCGGCGGGCCTTTCATGCCCGATGTCATCGCCCATAAGGGCGCGAGCCTCACCAAGGGTATGACCCACTACTGGTTGACCACCGAAGGGGTGTTCGGGGTCGCTCTTGGTGTCTCCACCGACATGGTGTTCATGTTCGTGCTGTTCGGTTCGTTGCTCGAGTCGGCCGGGGCCGGCAACTATTTCATCCGTACCGCCTTCGCCGGACTTGGGCATATGCGGGGCGGGCCGGCCAAGGCGGCGGTGGTGTCCTCGGCGATGACCGGCCTTGTCTCCGGTTCGTCCATCGCAAACGTGGTCACCACCGGTACCTTCACCATCCCGCTGATGAAAAAAGTCGGCTTCACCCCGGAAAAAGCCGGCGCCGTGGAGGTGGCCTCGTCCACCAACGGCCAGCTCACCCCGCCGGTTATGGGAGCGGCCGCCTTTCTGATGGTCGAGTACGTGGGTATTTCCTACATCGAGGTGATCAAACACGCCTTCCTGCCGGCCATCGTCTCCTACATCGCCCTGGTCTACATCGTCCATCTCGAGGCTTGTAAGCTCGGCTTGCAGGGTATGGAACGGCGTGTCAAACGGACCATCCTGCAGAGCCTGTTCACTTTCGTCTCCACCATTTTACTGCTGATCATCATCGGCGGAGCGACCTATTATGGTCTCGGCTGGATCAAGACTGTTTTCGGCGAGGCGACCTTCTGGATTGCCATCGGGCTGTTGCTGGTGGCTTATCTGCTGCTGATCAAGATCGCCTGCCTGGTCCCCGAACTGGAAGTAGTCAAAGAGATTACCGAACTGCCGCCGCTTCGCGAGACTGCTCAGGCCGGATTCTATTTTCTGTTGCCGATAGTGGTGCTCATGTGGTGTCTGACCGTTGAACGGTTGTCGCCGTCCCTGTCCGCCTTCTGGGCCACGGTCCTGCTGATGTTCATCGTGCTTACCCAGCGGCCGCTCAAGCGTTGGCTGCGTCGGAGCAACGACGAGTCGTTCACCTTCCAGCGTGGCTGGCTGGATCTGGTCAGCGGCATGGTAGCCGGTGCGCGCAACATGATCGGTATCGGTGTGGCCACCGCAACCGCCGGCATCGTCGTCGGGACCGTTACCCTGACCGGTATCGGCCTGGTGATGACGGCCTTCGTGCAATTCATCTCCGGCGGAAATCTGCTGCTGATCCTACTCTTTACCGCGGTGATCAGCCTGCTGCTCGGCATGGGGTTGCCGACCACGGCCAACTACATCGTCGTCTCGACCCTGATGGCCCCGGTCATTGTCAACCTGGCCGCCCAGAACGGCCTGATTCTGCCGCTCATTGCGGTGCATCTGTTCGTCTTCTACTTCGGTATCCTGGCCGACGATACCCCGCCGGTCGGTCTGGCCGCCTTCGCCGCGGCCGGAATCTCCGGCGGCGATCCGATCCGTACCGGTATTCAGGGATTCATGTATGACATCAGGACCGCCATCCTGCCCTTCATCTTTATCTATAATACCGAAATCCTGATGATCAGCATCGGCACGCCGCTTCATTTCACTGTCGTGGTGCTGGGCACCGTGGTGGCGATGTTGAGCTTTGCTGCGGCGACGCAAGGTTATTTCTTGACCAGAAACCGTGTGTGGGAGACGGTCTGTTTGCTGCTGGTCGCTTTTACCCTGTTACGGCCCGGGTTTTTCTGGGATCGTTGGTTTCCGGAGTTGGACTATAAGCCGGCCTCAGAGTTGCTCTCCGTGGTCGAGGAGATGCCGCCAGGAAAGCACTTACGGCTGGTGGTCAAAGGCACCAAGATGGACGGGACCGAGGTCACGAGAGCGGTGATGGTGGCTATCGGCAACGAGCCGACTGCCCAGGACCGTCTGCGCGCCATCGGGTTGAACGTCATGGCCAGCGGCGATAAGGTTCGCATCGGCATGGTTTCCTTTGGCAGTGCCGCGGAAAAGGCATTGATCAAATACGGTGACGAGATCGTCAGCGTCCCGGTGGAAAACAAACGCCCGGACAAGCAGTGGATGTTCGTTCCCGCCTTTGTCCTGCTGGCCCTGATCTGGTATGCTCAGCGGCGGCGGGTGCGAAGGCAGATACAACCGGTCGTTGCCTAG
- a CDS encoding universal stress protein, which produces MAIKKIMVPLTFTQYSQGILEYASIFAEALGAELILVNVINQRDLEAVDKITSFGFKVDTEHYLETIKKERREVISQLAEKLSLPDDRVSFTFLVGEPSTELLRYVVEADIDLVVMGIKARDLQHLFAGSVAERLFRRCPVPIISYRGGKTSAEMSQWIKKHIIQS; this is translated from the coding sequence ATGGCGATCAAAAAGATCATGGTGCCGCTGACGTTTACTCAATATTCACAAGGGATCCTCGAGTACGCGTCAATCTTCGCCGAGGCGCTCGGCGCCGAACTGATTCTGGTCAATGTCATCAATCAACGTGATCTGGAAGCGGTGGATAAAATCACCTCCTTTGGTTTCAAGGTCGATACCGAGCATTATCTGGAGACCATCAAAAAAGAGCGCCGGGAAGTGATTTCGCAATTGGCCGAAAAGCTGTCTCTGCCTGATGATCGCGTCAGCTTCACCTTTCTCGTGGGCGAGCCGTCCACCGAGTTGCTGCGCTATGTGGTGGAAGCCGACATCGACCTGGTGGTGATGGGTATCAAAGCCCGGGATCTGCAGCACCTGTTTGCCGGCTCCGTAGCCGAGCGGTTGTTTCGTCGCTGTCCGGTACCGATTATTTCTTACCGGGGCGGCAAGACGTCCGCAGAGATGTCCCAGTGGATCAAAAAACATATCATCCAGTCCTGA
- a CDS encoding citrate synthase produces the protein MSDPKARLTIDGITYELPIIESTTGEKAIDIRGLLRDTGYITLDSGYMNTGSCESTITYLDGEQGILRYRGYDIVDLAENCLFVEVAYLLLTGELPTYDELEKFKFDMGKYALIHEDMIHFFDHFPPHASPMSILSTMVGSLHDFYPEMDLDEDPYGGITTTTARLLSKIRTIAAFSYKKNMGHPLVYPRANLSYCANFLNMMFDRPNMPYKIEPVLVAALNKLLILHADHEQNCSTSTVRLVGSAGVRLYPSISAGISALWGPLHGGANVAVIRMLERILADNRSYDKYIALAKDPDSPFRLSGFGHRVYRTYDPRAAIIKQVCHDVLASLDITDPLLEVAMELEERVANDEYFQSRNLYPNVDFYSGIIYRAMGIPTNMFTVMFALGRLPGWIAHWQEMNSDKESSRIGRPRQVYQGIVHRPFVPLEARS, from the coding sequence ATGTCTGACCCAAAAGCCCGTTTGACCATTGACGGCATCACCTACGAATTGCCAATCATCGAAAGCACCACCGGTGAGAAGGCCATCGACATCAGGGGGTTGCTGCGCGACACCGGTTATATCACCCTGGACAGCGGCTACATGAATACCGGTTCCTGCGAATCGACCATTACCTATCTGGACGGTGAGCAGGGGATCTTACGCTATCGCGGCTATGATATTGTCGATCTTGCCGAAAACTGCCTGTTTGTTGAAGTGGCCTACCTGTTGCTGACCGGGGAGTTGCCCACCTACGATGAACTGGAGAAATTCAAGTTTGACATGGGCAAGTATGCCTTGATCCATGAGGATATGATTCATTTTTTCGATCATTTTCCGCCCCACGCCTCGCCCATGTCGATCCTCTCCACCATGGTCGGCAGTTTACACGATTTTTACCCGGAAATGGATCTGGATGAAGACCCCTACGGCGGCATCACCACCACCACGGCCCGCCTGCTCTCAAAGATCAGGACCATTGCCGCCTTCTCCTACAAGAAAAACATGGGTCACCCGCTCGTCTACCCCCGCGCCAACCTGAGCTATTGCGCCAATTTCCTCAACATGATGTTCGATCGACCGAACATGCCGTACAAGATCGAGCCGGTACTCGTTGCGGCGCTCAACAAGCTGCTCATTCTCCACGCCGACCACGAACAGAATTGTTCCACGTCAACGGTGCGGCTGGTAGGCAGCGCCGGGGTCCGTCTCTACCCCTCCATCTCGGCCGGCATCAGCGCCCTCTGGGGACCGCTGCACGGCGGCGCCAACGTGGCGGTCATCCGCATGCTGGAGCGAATTCTCGCCGACAACCGAAGCTATGACAAATATATCGCCTTGGCCAAAGACCCGGACAGCCCGTTTCGTCTGTCCGGCTTCGGTCATCGGGTCTATCGGACCTACGATCCGCGAGCCGCCATCATCAAGCAGGTCTGCCACGACGTTCTCGCCTCCCTGGATATCACGGATCCGTTGCTGGAGGTGGCCATGGAACTGGAGGAACGGGTGGCCAACGACGAATATTTCCAATCCCGTAACCTCTACCCCAACGTCGACTTCTACTCCGGTATCATCTACCGGGCCATGGGCATCCCCACCAATATGTTCACCGTCATGTTCGCACTGGGCCGGCTACCCGGCTGGATCGCCCACTGGCAGGAGATGAATTCGGACAAGGAGAGCAGCAGGATAGGACGACCACGCCAGGTCTATCAGGGTATCGTCCATCGCCCGTTCGTGCCGCTCGAGGCCCGCAGCTGA